From Xylanibacter oryzae DSM 17970, a single genomic window includes:
- a CDS encoding type IX secretion system histidine kinase PorY, which yields MKQKTLANLLMSRFTIFMVTILLMAAPLFYFIITHYYAEDLIRVQAMAHIPKPRLDFQLDTVVGLVIQILSMVMILGMSIFLIMRFVPVKLWRPFYDTLHKISHFKVEDGSVPEFETSNVKEFAELNTTLKRILSQNVQSYKVQKQFTENASHELQTPLAIVQSKLDLLLQDKDLTQEQATLMQDIYHEISRMSKLNRNLLLLAKIENAQYKLNEKVNIAEKIQSLIPSLELLADGIIIRLQIKNDKLTVDCNEVLLESLISNLVVNAVRHNYSDGEIVISLENSTLTVTNTSKERSLDSTHIFERFYRSSLTQKGNGLGLAIVKSICDYNHWTINYFYEKGLHNFSVRF from the coding sequence ATGAAACAGAAAACTCTTGCTAATTTACTGATGTCAAGGTTCACAATCTTTATGGTTACGATCTTGCTTATGGCAGCTCCGCTGTTCTATTTCATCATTACTCATTATTATGCGGAAGACCTGATAAGGGTGCAGGCAATGGCTCACATACCCAAACCAAGGCTTGATTTTCAACTGGATACTGTGGTAGGTTTGGTGATACAAATTCTGTCAATGGTAATGATATTGGGAATGTCCATATTTTTGATTATGAGGTTTGTGCCTGTAAAACTTTGGAGGCCTTTCTATGACACACTTCATAAGATTAGTCACTTTAAGGTTGAAGATGGAAGTGTGCCTGAGTTTGAAACTTCTAATGTAAAAGAATTTGCTGAGTTGAATACTACTTTAAAGCGTATTCTTAGCCAGAATGTGCAAAGCTATAAAGTGCAAAAGCAATTTACAGAGAACGCATCTCACGAACTGCAAACACCATTGGCAATTGTGCAGAGTAAACTTGATCTTCTCTTACAGGATAAAGACCTTACTCAAGAACAGGCCACACTGATGCAAGATATATATCATGAGATTAGTAGGATGTCAAAGTTAAATCGCAACTTATTACTCCTTGCCAAGATCGAAAATGCACAATATAAGCTTAACGAGAAAGTCAATATAGCAGAAAAAATACAATCGTTGATTCCTTCGCTCGAACTATTAGCAGATGGTATTATCATACGTTTACAAATCAAGAACGATAAATTGACGGTTGACTGTAATGAAGTGTTGCTTGAAAGTTTGATAAGCAATCTAGTGGTAAATGCAGTCAGACACAATTATTCTGATGGCGAAATTGTTATCAGTTTGGAGAATTCTACGCTTACTGTTACTAACACTTCCAAAGAGCGGTCTTTGGATTCCACCCATATCTTTGAGAGGTTTTACCGTAGTTCTTTAACCCAAAAAGGTAATGGGCTAGGTTTGGCTATAGTAAAGTCTATCTGTGATTATAACCATTGGACTATTAATTATTTTTACGAAAAGGGATTACATAATTTTTCTGTTCGTTTTTGA
- the pncB gene encoding nicotinate phosphoribosyltransferase: MKQIINHFTDDDLYKFTMCCAVIDNFPRAKVKYSFADRNNTVYPEGFAEKLTEQIAMLENLSITDEETEFMVRKCTYIPHWFYNYLKGFRFNRKWVKAWQDDEGHLHVEFEGSWSDTILLEVKVLAIISELYYIMTGQSEKLDYEAYYDKTMGKAERLLEAGCTFSDFGTRRRASFKAEDTIVKAMKDCYASRQWKGRFVGTSNVYLAMKYDLTPVGTMAHEFVCAIGGMYGPQMANHIAMNSWRNTFRGALGTYLYDSFGWNIFSLNFSEDFANLFKGLRIDSGDNREELQKIVNKYQSLGIDSRTKQVVFSNGLDTDRAIEIQKYAKDFCLPSFGIGTHFTNDFDGIEPMNIVIKLVAAKITEAWTFYNDTCKLSEDDGKHTGKPEVIARFMETLNISK; this comes from the coding sequence ATGAAACAGATAATAAACCACTTCACAGACGATGACTTGTATAAGTTCACAATGTGCTGTGCAGTAATAGACAATTTTCCACGTGCAAAGGTGAAATATTCGTTTGCCGACAGAAACAACACTGTCTATCCTGAAGGTTTTGCAGAAAAACTGACAGAACAGATTGCTATGCTGGAAAATCTTTCTATTACAGATGAAGAAACAGAATTCATGGTACGTAAGTGCACGTATATTCCGCACTGGTTTTATAATTACCTGAAAGGTTTCAGATTCAACCGCAAATGGGTGAAGGCTTGGCAAGATGACGAAGGACACTTACACGTTGAGTTTGAGGGTAGTTGGTCTGACACAATACTATTGGAGGTGAAAGTGCTGGCCATCATTTCTGAACTGTATTACATTATGACAGGACAAAGTGAGAAGCTCGACTACGAAGCCTACTACGATAAGACGATGGGTAAAGCCGAACGTCTGTTAGAGGCAGGATGTACGTTCAGTGACTTTGGAACTCGTCGCAGAGCTTCGTTTAAAGCTGAAGATACGATAGTAAAAGCGATGAAAGACTGCTATGCGAGTCGACAGTGGAAGGGACGTTTTGTTGGCACTAGCAACGTATATCTGGCGATGAAGTACGACCTCACTCCGGTTGGCACGATGGCTCATGAGTTCGTGTGTGCTATAGGTGGAATGTATGGGCCTCAGATGGCTAATCACATAGCAATGAACTCATGGCGCAATACTTTTCGTGGAGCTTTGGGGACTTATCTATATGATAGTTTTGGTTGGAATATATTCAGTCTGAACTTCTCGGAGGACTTTGCAAATTTGTTTAAAGGTCTACGTATTGATAGCGGGGATAATCGTGAGGAGTTGCAGAAAATTGTAAATAAATATCAGTCGTTAGGCATAGATTCCCGCACCAAACAGGTGGTATTCAGTAATGGTCTTGATACTGACCGGGCTATCGAAATTCAGAAATATGCAAAGGATTTCTGCTTGCCTTCGTTTGGCATAGGCACACATTTTACGAACGATTTTGATGGTATTGAACCGATGAATATCGTAATAAAACTTGTGGCTGCAAAAATCACAGAGGCGTGGACATTTTATAATGATACCTGCAAGCTGAGCGAAGATGACGGCAAGCATACCGGTAAACCTGAAGTGATCGCACGTTTCATGGAAACTTTAAATATATCAAAATAA
- a CDS encoding 4Fe-4S dicluster domain-containing protein → MKATISLFSYACTGCGRCIRACHRNVLKMVDNGMSRFINTINEDDCIGCGRCESACKNDAIKIVGYL, encoded by the coding sequence ATGAAAGCAACGATTAGTCTTTTCAGTTACGCCTGCACGGGATGCGGGAGATGTATTCGTGCCTGTCACAGGAATGTATTAAAAATGGTAGACAATGGAATGTCACGTTTTATAAACACAATCAACGAAGACGACTGCATAGGATGCGGCAGATGCGAATCGGCGTGTAAGAACGATGCAATAAAAATTGTCGGTTATCTGTAA